The following coding sequences lie in one Homalodisca vitripennis isolate AUS2020 chromosome X, UT_GWSS_2.1, whole genome shotgun sequence genomic window:
- the LOC124369006 gene encoding uncharacterized protein LOC124369006 produces the protein MTGHERLDEDLLSTGCLMDLDCSRYSICQLANGCRCQDWGECTLVRIAGQPCFTNAQCAAGLVCSGEGHSRCVPNTHLEDLPRFADLPEPDIGHPPDIPATYGGAVLVAAISIALVVLCLALAAWYRLTAPVSHPPHMEMASHTDVLVGMNHIQPLPCYSSTQFFSQPQSYRDQ, from the coding sequence ATGACAGGTCATGAGCGGCTGGATGAAGACCTGTTGAGTACGGGTTGTCTCATGGACCTGGACTGTTCACGGTACTCAATATGCCAGTTGGCGAATGGCTGTAGATGCCAAGACTGGGGAGAATGTACGTTGGTGAGGATCGCCGGTCAACCATGCTTCACTAACGCACAGTGCGCCGCGGGGCTGGTCTGCTCTGGTGAGGGCCACAGCCGCTGCGTACCCAACACTCATCTGGAGGACCTCCCACGGTTCGCAGACCTCCCCGAGCCGGACATCGGACATCCCCCGGACATCCCTGCCACATACGGAGGTGCCGTGTTGGTCGCCGCCATCAGCATCGCTCTTGTCGTACTCTGTCTCGCTCTGGCCGCATGGTACCGTCTCACGGCTCCCGTCTCTCACCCTCCTCACATGGAAATGGCCTCTCATACAGATGTCCTTGTCGGTATGAACCACATCCAGCCATTACCTTGCTACAGCTCCACTCAGTTCTTCTCCCAACCTCAGTCCTACAGAGACCAGTAG